The genomic interval AGCGCGCCTCCTCGCTCGAACACCGATTGAAGAGGCCGAAGAGGACGGTTATCTTCTCGTCCTGACTGCCCGCGCCCTCGGCCGCCGCGAGCGCCGCGAGTTCGTCGTACACCTCGCGGACGGTCAGGGCGTCGCGGCCGCCGCCGCTCGTGAACGCGCCGAGTCCCTGCTGGCCGCCGAGGTCGTAGGACGCCGCGACCGCGCCGATGTCGCCCGCGTCGGCGAGCGCGGCCTCCACGTCCTCTCTGTCCGTGTTCGGGCCGGCGGCGCGCGCGATGGCCTCGTAGCAGTAGTTCGGGCCGATGTCGAGTTTCGTCTCGCTGTACGCCGGGAACACGCGTCCCTGCACGAACCGCGCGACCACCGCGAGGTCGTCGCCCGCCGCCGCGAACAGGTCGGCGACGAGGGAGACGACGTCGAGGTCTGCGGGTTCGGCCTCGATGGCGGACGCGCGCTCGGCGAACTCCGCGAACTCCATTACGCGGTCGTTCACGGCGTCCGTGCTTAAACCGACCGAAGGCCCACCGCCTTTTATACGCTCGCTCACGAACCCTCGCGCATGACTCGCTCGGACCTCGCAGCCGCGGTCGACGACGTCCTCGACGTGGACGCCGAGGCGTTCCAGTCGCGCGTCCGGGAGGACGCCGACGTCATCAAGGAGGAACTCGCGGCCGGGACGTTCGACAACCCCCAGGCCATCGTCGGCCTGGAGTACGAGTTCTACGCGGTGAGCGACGAGGGGTCGCTCGCCCGACTCCCCCGTCGCCTCCTCGAGTTCGTGGGGTTCGAGAAGGAACTCGGCCTGCACAACGCGGAGATGACGACCAGCCCCCAGCCCCTCAACGAGTACGGCCTCGACGCGCAGGAGTCCGAGGTGCAGGCGCGCCTGAAGGCCGCCTACGAGCCGATGGACGCCGAAGGACTCCACCTCGTCAGCGACGGCATGTGGACGATACCGCCAGAGGGCGAGACCGCGGAGGAGTACCTGACGGACAGCGTCTCGGACGCGGGCATCGACCTCGCGACGAACATGAGCGCCTCGACGCGGTACCACGCGATGGCGAACACCGACCAGCCGGCGGGGATGACGCTCGACGCACCCCACGTCTCGCTCGAAGCGAACACGGTGATGCCGGAGGCGCTCATCACGTCGATTCAGCCGCACTACCAGGTTCCGCAGGCGGTCGACCTCCCGACGTACTTCCGGTACGCGCTCCGGTTCGCCGGCCCGCTCGTCGCGCTCGGCGTGAACTCGCCGTTCTACCCGCCCGACCTCTACGACGACGACGCGACCCCGGCAGAGATTCTCGCGGACAGCCACGACGAACACCGCGTCGGCGTGTTCGAATCCGTGCTCAACGTTCCCGGCGAACAGGAGAAAGTGCGGTTCCCCCGGGATATCGAGAGCATCGAGGAGGCGGTCGACCGCATCGTCGAGGACAACACCATCGTTCCGATGCCCGTCGAGCAAGGCGGGCGGTTCGACGACGAGTTCGCGCACTTCCGGATGAAACACGGCACGTACTGGCGGTGGATGCGGCCCGTGCTCGGCGGGAGCAGTCGGGAGTCCGCGAACGCCCGCATCGAGTTCCGGCCGCTCCCCGGCCAGCCCACCGTGCGGGACACCGTCGCGTTCCAGGCGATGCTGGCGGGCCTCCTGCAGTCGATGGTGCGCCGCGACCACGACCTCTACGCGCTCGACTGGGCGGACGCCCGCGACAACTTCTACGCCGCCGTCGAGGACGGCCTGGACGCCGACTTCACGTACGTCACCGCGGACGGCGACGAGACCACGGACTCGCAGGCGATTTACGAAGACTTGTTCGAGCACGCAGAACGCGGCCTGCTCGACTGCGGCCTCGGCGAGGAAGCCGCCGCGAAGTACCTCTGGCCGCTCCGCCAGCGCGCCCGCCACGGCGTCACTCCCGCCGACTGGAAGCGCGACCGCGTCCGCGACCAGCTCGACGACGGCGACACCTTCCAGAACGCCGTCTACGCGATGCAGTGCGAGTACATCGAGAACCAGCGCGAGACCATCCTCGAAGGCAGCTTCGCCGACTGGGTCGGCCGCGGCGACGGCTTAGAGAAGTAAAATTACGAGCCCAGCGCTCAAAGCAGCTATCAAGTAGATAATCGCGAGTGTCGGACTAAATAGAACAACGATAGTTGCCATCCCAAAGAGAGCCGAGTAGATGTATACTGACCCCATTAGAACCCAAATAAGGCGCCCCACACCGGCCACCAGCGGAAATCCAATCAGAAGAAAGACCGAGATAAGGAAACTAGCCCAGGTAGGGAGGGGAAGGGAAAATGAATGGGTAGTAGAACCGAAGAGGGAGAGAAAGAACCCAATAGCAATCAGAAGAGCCCCGATTATTCTCCAAGAGATTAGCTCAAGCTCAGCGATTTTGTCCCGCGTCTCTTCGTACTCGTATAGTTCAGAAAGGCGATCTTGGACTCCGCTTAATTCACCCACTGCCAAAAGAAGACTACCGAATCCCTGAATGATAGTGACGGCTGTTGAACCGCGTATCTGATCCCCGGCATTACTGTAGATAGCAATAACTAGGAAGAGTAGTGGTGTGAACAGCGCGAAGGCAGCCATCGGGAGGACCTCCTCTAAATCCGATTCTGGAACGGGTGTTTTGCGAGCAAGACGTGCCGAAATATACGATGACCCCCTCTCACGAATACGATTAGATGGAACAGGAAATAATCGATGGCGTATATCGTTCTCGGAGGGTTGCGAACTCAGTAGATAATACAGACCGATGACGAGCGTTAGGACTGGCCCGATGTACAGAGGGAGAGACGCATGAAGCGCTAACGCACCTCCGGCCCCCACTATTCCTACGCTAACCGCATAAAGACCGATTAGGTTACGTTTCAGAAAATCCATCCCTGTGAGGATGAATTATCCGCTCAACCTATTTATAATAGGTCGTCGAAGTCTTCGTGGCCGACGATGTCGACGTTGTTCTCGGTGATGCGGGTGATGTGGATGCCGTTGCCGGAGGCGGCGTCGCGTTCGCTGGCGGCCTTGACGGCTTTGGCGGCGACGGTTTCGGCTTCGTCCATGGTGAGGCCGTCCTCGTAGTTGTTTTCGAGGCTGCCGAGGGCGTACGGCATGCCGGAGCCCTGTGCGGTGTAGTCGTCCTGCATGCTGCTTCCGCCGGGGTCGAGGCTGTAGACGTGGGAGCCGTCTTCGTCGACGCCGCCGAGGATGGGGACGACGACGAAGAAGGGGCCGCCGCGGAGCATGTTCGCGGAGATGGTGGCGAGGGCGTTGATGCTCATCTTCTCGCCGCGGCGGGCCTCGTAGAGGTTCGCTTCGGCGCGGAGGCTTCGGATGAAGGACTGTGCGCCGCCGACGCTGCCGGAGATGGCGAGCGCGGCGTTCTCCTGGATTTCTTCGACTTTCTGGACGTCCTTGTTGTAGATGACGCGGCCGCCGAGGCTCGCGCGCTGGTCGGACGCCATGATGACGCCGTCGTCGGCGGCGATGCCGACGATGGTGGTCTCGGATTCGATCTGGTTGACCTCTTTTTCGGTCATGTCGTTCTGGGGGAGTTCCCCGACCTGGGGTTCGTAGGGGTTCTGCGTGGCGTCCTCGAATTTCGCGGTGTTCCGCGCGAAGTCGGAGCCTCTGCTCGGGTTATACATTACCAGTTCGTAGACGCGGCCGACTTATAAAACCAGTCCTTGCGGCGGTCTGTTAGCGCGCGTTCTCGTAGGCGTGTTCGGTGCGGGCGACCAGCCGGTGAATGGGGAGGGTGACGCCGAGTTTGCTGGTGAGCACCGCGAGCGGGAGGAGCGCGATGCCGAGGGCGAGCGTCGTCTGGTACGCGGCGGCGGTCGTGATGCGCGTGAGCGCTGTCATCTCGATAGCCGTCCTGAACGCCGCCCCCTATATAGATGTTACTCCTGCCGGGTGGCGTGAAGGGCGGCGCAGTCGTGCGATTACACTCGGGTAGTGGTGAGTGCAACTCGACTTGGGTTCGCGCGACAGGACGCGGTAGGCGGGGGCTGGCTTCGGCGGTGGTGAGCGCTAAGTTATGCGAATACTCGGCGTAACGTCCGCACCGCGGGGCGAACCACAAGACACGACTACCCGGCGCGAAATCTCTACGTATGAGCAACTACGTCGTGGCGATGGAGGCAGCGTGGCTGGTTCGTGACGTCGATAACTCGGACGACGCCATCGGTGTCGCGGTGAGCGAGGCAGGCAAGCGCCTGAACCAACAGGACCTCGATTACGTCGAGGTCGAAGCCGGGCTGACGAGCTGTCCCGCGTGCGGGGAGCCGCTGGACGCGGCGTTCCTCGCGGCGGGCACCGCGCTCGTCGGGCTCGTGCTGGAGCTCACCGTGTTCAACGCGGACTCCGAGGAGCACGCGTCGCGCATCGCGAAGTCCGAGGTCGGCGGCGCGCTCCGCGACGTTCCCCTCGAAGTCATTGAGGTCGTCGAGGAGGCCGAGGACGCCGACGAGGACGCGTAAGCCCGCGTACGTCTGCGGTCGGGCGCGTCGTCGCGCGGACAGCCAAACCTTTATTGATAACCTCGGGTAATGACGAGTATGCACCTCCCGACCCCCCAGGACTTGCGGGAGCGTCGGACCGCGCTCGAACTCACGCAGAGCGAACTCGCCGACCGCGCGGGCGTCTCCCAGCCCCTCATCGCCCGCATCGAGGGCGGCGACGTCGACCCCCGCCTCTCGACCCTCCGCCGCATCGTGGACGCCCTCAACGAGGCGGAAGGCGACGTGGTTCGGGCGCGCACACTGATGCACGACGAGGTCGTGCACGTCGGCCCCGACGACCCCGTGAAGCGCGCCGTCGAGAAGATGCAGGACGCGGGGTACAGCCAGCTTCCCGTCATCACGAACGGCGTGCCCGTGGGGAGCATCAGCGAGAGCGACATCGTGCACGCGGGCGAGAACGTCGGCGACCAGCCCGTGCGCGACGTGATGAGCGAGAGCTTCCCGACCGTCTCGCCGGACGCGACCCTCGAAGAGGTGTCGAGCCTCCTCGACCACTACACGGCCGTCATCGTCACCGAGGAGGGATCCTCGGTCGGCATCATCACGCAGGCCGACGTGGCGGCCCGCATCTCCTGAAAATGCGGTCGCTCCGGCTGTTCCGCTCGCACGAGGCGCGGCGGAGCGCGCTCGTCGCGCTCGTCGGGCTTCTCGCGGCCCTCCTCGTGCTCGCGGCGGTGTTCGCGCGCCTCGACGTGTTCTCGACGCCCGCGGAGCTCCGCGCGTTCCTCGACTCGTTCGGCCGCGCGACCCCGGTCGCGTTCGTCCTCCTGCAGGCGATGCAGGTCGTCGCCGCGCCCGTTCCCGGCCAGGTGCTGTCGTTCGTCTCCGGCTACCTCTTCGGGCCGCTCTGGGGTACCGCGTACAGCGTGCTCGGCGCGAGCATCGGGAGTTACGCCGCGTTCTGGCTCTCCCGGCGGTACGGCCGGCCGTACGTCGAGCGCATCGTCGCCGACGACGCCTTCGAGTGGTTCGAGACCGTCACCGCCGAGAACGGCCTGCTCGCGCTCTTTCTCGTCTTCCTGATTCCCGGGCTCCCGGACGACGTGCTGTGTTTCGTCGCCGGACTCACCGACCTCGACCTGAAGAAGATGACCGTCGCCGCGGCGCTCGGCCGGATTCCCGGGTTCTTCTTCGCGGCGCTCGCCGGGTCGAACGCCGCCGCGGGCGACTACGCGAGCGCCATCGTCATCGCCGCCGCGCTCGGTCTCGCCGGTCTCGTCTGCTGGGTGTACCGCGAGCGGGTTCGGGCGGCGCTCAGTCGAGTGTGAGGCCGCGCACCGCAACGCCCTCACCCTCTTCGACGGAGCCGATGACGCGGCCGTCCGTCGCGTCCGCCAGCGACTCCGCCTCCTCGGGCGGGAGCGCGACGACGAACCCCGTGCCCATGTTGAACGTGCGATGCATCTCCGCGTCGGAGACCGACCCGCGCTCCTGCACGAACGCGAAGACGTCCTGGGCGTCGAAGGGGTCGAGAATCGAGTACCGGTAGTCGCCCATCCGGGAGAGGTTCGTCCACCCGCCGCCGGTGACGTGCGCGGCGGCGTGCACGTCGTGTTCGTGCAGGTCGTCGAGGAGGTACGTGTAGAGCCGGGTCGGTTCGAGGAGCGCCTCCCCGACCGTGTCGTAGCCATCGTAGGGGTAGGGGTCGGTGTAGTCGCCGTCGCGGGTCGCGGCCTCGCGGGCGAGCGTGAGGCCGTTCGAGTGGATGCCGGAGGACTCGAAGCCGACGAGCACGTCGCCCGCCTCGGCCTCCCCGGGGAACACCTCGTCCTCGGTGGCGAGGCCGGCGGCCGTTCCGGCGAGGTCGAGACCGGACACGACTTCCGGCATCACGGCGGTCTCGCCGCCGACGAGCGCGACGCCGGCGTCCTCCGCGCCCCGGGCGAGTCCCGCGCCTATCTGTTCGGAGAACGTCTCGCTGGGTTCGTCCACCGCGAGGTAGTCCACGAACGCGACGGGGGTGACGCCGGCGGCGACGAGGTCGTTGACGTTCATCGCGATGCAGTCGATGCCGACCGTGCTGTAGTCGCCGAGCGCCTCGGCGACGAGGAGTTTGGTGCCGACGCCGTCAGTGGCGAGCGCGAGGTACTGGTCGCCGATGTCGATGAGGCCGGCGTACTCGGTGGTGTCGTTCCCGCCGACCTGGGAGACGAGCGCGGCGGTCGCGGCCTCGCTCGCGTCGATGTCGACTCCGGCGTCGGCGTACGTGAGTTCCTCCTCGTCAGTCATACACGACGGTGGGTATGACGTGGCGAAAAACCCACCGGTGTATGCACGAGCGCGCCGAGATGTTTAGACGAATCCGAGCAGGCGGAGCGCGAGCAGGATGGAGGGCGCGGCGACTGCGACGTAGACGCCGAGGTTCCACTTTCTGACGGTGTTGCCGTCGAGCGGGCCGAACGGGAGCATGTTGAAGCCCGCGAGTAGGACGTTGATGAGGACGCCGTACTCGGCGACGGCGGAGAGCGGGGTGAGCGCGAAGAAGACGGCGGCCATCGCGAGGTTCGCGACGGGGCCGGCGAGCGCGACGAGGCCGCGCTGACGGCTGGTGATGCGGCCAGCGTGGTGAACCGCGCCGGGCGCGGCGAACAGGAAGCCGGCGAGGCCGCCCGCGATGGCGAGCAACAGCATCCCGTAGTCCGCGCGGAACTCGGCGTGCTGGCCGAAGTGGACGGCGACGGCCTTGTGCGCGAGTTCGTGGCCGAGGAAGCCGACGCCCGCCGTCACGAGACTGACGACGAACAGGAGCAGGAACTCCGTCGAAACCACTACGTCGAGGCGGGTGGCGCTGATGGGGGAGAGCAGGAGGCCGAACGCGAGCCCGAGCGCGAGCCAGGCGACGGCGAGGTCTCTGAGTTCGCGTCGGCTGTAGTTCATAGGAGGGAGACGATGAGGTCGATGCTGTTCGCGATACCCGCTCTCATCGCGGCGGTGAGTTCGCCGAGGGAGTCGAAGGGGCCGCCGAGGTAGGGGAGGACGACGAACGGGAAGAGGAAGCTCGCTATCATGCTCCCGACGTTGGTGAGCGCGACGACGGCGATGAGTTTGAACAGCGGCACCTCCCGCATCCGCGCGAGGAGGTCGCCGATGGGGGCGTCCTCGTCGGCCATGATTTCGTTGAGCGTGCTGATGTCGCCGATGGAGACGGGCGTGTACCGGAGTTCGACGTAACCCGCGAACCACCCGGGCGCGAGCAGGGGGTTGAGGCTGGTGAGCCACGCGACGAGGCCGCCGACGGTCGCGCTCCGGATGCGTGCGCCGCCGACGAGCGCGAGCGTGAACGCGAACGCGCCGTTGAACACGACCCACGCGAGGAACACGCGGAGGAGGTCTTGGTTGCTGATACCGCTCATCAGCAGGAGGAGGAAGAACACGAGGAAGCCGACGGTGAGCAGGAAGCCGAACAGTTTCGCGAGCGAGAACCGCTTCTCCTCGCGGCCCTGCAGGCTCTCCATCGGCGGCAGGGTCTCGGGGTTGTCGAGGTAGCCCTTGACGCCCTCGACGTGGCCCGCGCCGATGACGGCGAGCACGTCCTTGCCCTGCTGGCGGAGCGCGAGGATGTTGTGCGCGAGGTAGGCGTCGCGTTCGTCGATGAGGGCTTCCGCGCCCCGGGGGCTGAACCGCCGGAACTCCTCCATCATCGCGCTCACCACGTCCGTGTCGGTGAGGTCCTCCATGTCGAGTTCCTCGTACTCCTCCTCGCCGCCGGTGCGCGCGAACAGCAGTCCGAGGACGGTGCCGACGACGAGCGCGACGGCGGCGGCGATGGCGACGACTTCGACGAGCATCGTGAGCACGCCGAGCAGGCCGCCGCCCGCGAGCACGAACGGCCCCGCGAGCAGTTCGACCACGAGGCCGAGCAAGCCGCCGCCGGTGAACCCGAGCGCCAGCCCGAGCGTCCACGGGTCGGCGAGGCCGAACGCGAGCCCGCCGACCATCCGGAGTTTCTCCACGAACCCCATGCGCGTCCAGAACCGCTGAATCGTCACCTGGATGTTCCGGTCTACCAGGGCGACGTCGATGCCGAGCGCTTCCGCGGTGTCCACGGCGGCGAGCATGTCCGCGCCCGGGCTCACGTCGAAGCGCTCGCCCATGCGTTGCTGGACGTAGGAGAGGAGCCAGTACGCGAGGAACTGGAACGCCATGCTCCCGCGGAGGAGGTCTTTGGGGTCGATGTCGTCGGGCGCGTCGCCCTTCATCTGTCGGTACCGGCCCTCGTCGAGTTCGACGGCGACCACGTCCGGGTCGCGCTCCTCGATTTCGCGCTCGACGGTTTCGACGGACTCCGAGGAGACGTGCGCGGTGCCGACGAGGTGAACCGACCCCTCGCGGGACTCGTCGCTCATTAGCGTGGAGTAGTCGGCCGGCGGGCCTTACAGGTGTCGGTCGGGGGTCGGCACGTTCTTCCCGCCGACGCCAGTACGTCGAGGTATGCCTTCGGTGATGGAAACGTACGTGGAGAACCGGGAGATGGTGCAGCCGAACCACGCGAACACGCACGGCACCGCGCACGGCGGGAACGTGATGAAGTGGATGGACGAGATCGGCGCGATGAGCGCGATGCGCTTCGCGGGCGAGGAGGTCGTCACGGCGCGCATGAACCAGGTGAACTTCGACCGCCCGATTCCCGTGGGGGACACGGCGCTCATCGAGGCGTACGTGTACGCGGCGGGGTCGACGAGCATGCGCGTCCGCCTGCGGACGTTCCGGGAGAACCCGCGGACGGGCGAGCGCGAGCAGACCACCGAATCCTTCTTCGTGTACGTGGCGGTGAACGACGACGGCCGTCCGACCACCGTCCCCGACCTCACGGTCGAGAGCGAGGAGGGCGAGGCGTACCGGGACGCGGCGCTGGAGGGCGAGGACGAATGAGCCTCGACATCTCGACAGGCGAGGTGCCCGACCCGCCGGAACTCGACACGGAGGCGAGCGTGGAGGACTACGAGGACCTCGACGTGGGCGGGAACGACTACCACCGCGACGACCTCGAAGCCTTCCTCCGGGAGGGCGCGTGGGAGGAGGCGTTCGTCGAGTGGGCGGACGACACCGACCTCACCGAGGAGGACTACGAAATCGTTCTCGACCTCGACCTCCTCGCGAACTTCGACTTCTTCTGGGACGACTTCGCCGACCGCGTCGGCTACCACGCGCCCGGCCTCCCCGAGGACTGGAAGGAACGCGACCTCCACCCCGCCCTCGACTCGTGGAGCACTGTCTCCGCCATCAACGCGTCGCTCACGGAACTCGGACGCACGGTGTCGGACAGGCTGAAGGCGGACTACGTGCACTGGGACGCGGAGTACGAAGCCCCGGACGACCTGCCGGATTTCGACTGACGCGAAAATCGCCCGATCGGGGGGAGCGGGCGCGGATGTACCAATGGTTGACGGGTGCGGACGCCCCGGGGGAGGCGATCTCGCACGCCGTACCTGATTGTGGTTCCTTCCAGTTTAAGCGTCTTCTGGGAGTATAGGTAAATCGCGTCTAGCGTTCCCGTATGTCCTTAAGGACTCTCGGTCGCCCAGTCGCGCGACCGTTCGACGGCGTCCTGCCAGCGGTCGTACTTGGCGTCCCAGTCGCCGTCCCGCGGGGTGAACGCGCGGTCGGTGCGGCGGTTCTCGCGGAGGGCGTCGAGGTCGCGCCAGTAGTCGGCGGCCAGGCCGGCGGCGTACGCCGCGCCGAGCGCCGTCGTCTCGTCCACGACGGGCCGGTCGATGTCGGTGTCGAGCACGTCCGCGATGAGCTGGCAGAGGAAGTCGTTCTTCACCGCGCCGCCGTCCACGCGGAGGGTGGAGAGGGACACGTCGCTGTCCGCGAGCATCGCCTCCGCCACGTCACGGGTCTGGTAGGCGATGGCTTCGAGCGTGGCGCGCACGACGTGTTCGCGGCGGGTGCCGCGGGTGAGGCCGACGATGGTGCCGCGGGCGCGCGGGTCCCAGTGCGGCGCGCCCAACCCGGTGAAGGCGGGGACGACGTAGACGCCGTCCGTGCCGTCCACGGCGCGCGCGAGCGACTCGGTCTCGCCTGCGTCCTCGACGAGTGACACGTCGTTCAGCCACTCGATGGCCGCGCCGGTCGCGAAGATGGAGCCTTCGAGCGCGTACTGCACGGGTTCGCCGCGCCGCTGGAAGCCGATTGTGGTGAGGAGGCCGTGCGTGGACTCGACGGGCGTCTCGCCGGTGTTGAGGAGGAAAAAGGAGCCGGTGCCGTAGGTGTTCTTCGCGTCGCCGGGGTCGAAGCACGCCTGCCCGAAGAGGGCGGCCTGCTGGTCGCCGAGCGCGCCCGCCACGGGAACCTGTGCACCGAGGAAGCCGCCGGGGTCGGTGTACCCATAGTACTCGTCGTCGGAGGACGGCCGGACATCGGGGAGGCAGGCGCGCGGCACGTCGAACTCCGCGAGCAACCGGTCGTCCCACGCGCAGTCGTGGATGTCGTACAGCATCGTCCGACTCGCGTTCGTGACATCGGTGACGTGCTCACCGGTGAGCTTGTAGATAAGCCACGAATCGATTGTGCCGAACAGCACCTCACCCGACTCGGCGCGCTCGCGGACGCTCCGGGTGGCCGAGCGCGTCGGTTCGATGGGGTCTGCGTTCTCCAACAGCCACTCCAGTTTCGACGCGGAGAAGTACGCGTCCGGCTCCAGGCCCGTCGTCTCCTGCACGTACGCGCTGAGGTCGTCGCTCAGCCCCTCGATGCGTTCGGTGGTTCGGCGGTCCTGCCAGACGATGGCGTCGTGAACCGGGTCGCCGGTCTCCGCGTCCCAGAGCACCGTCGTCTCGCGCTGGTTCGTCACGCCGATAGCCGCGAGGTCGGCGGGCGCGATACCGGCGTCCGCGAGCGCCGACTCCACCACCGACTGCGTGTTCGCCCAGAGCTCGCCCGGGTCGTGCTCCACCCAGGCCGGCTCCGGATAGTGCTGCTCGTGGGTCTCGTACGCGCCCGCGACCACGGACGCGTCCCGGTCGAACACCAGAAACCGAGTGCCCGTCGTTCCCTGGTCTATCGCCCCGACGTACATACGCCGAGACGCACGCCGAACCCACATAAGCGCGGAGGAAGAGGAAGCAGACTTGTATCGTCCCCGCCAGGGTCGCGTATGGAGACGTTCAGCGCGGAAGTCATGCACGTCGTCGGCCCCGAGGAGCGCGACGACCACGACCTCACGCCGTACCTCGAACGCATCAGCGAGGACCGCTACGTCCTCGTCGTTCGCAAGGGCGGCGCTCCATCCTGGCTCGACCGCGTCGTCGCGTTCCTCCGCCGCGACTCCATCGAAGCCGTCACCGTCGTCGCGGACGACGAGTACGAGGAAGGCGACGAACTCCACGTCACCGCCACGGAAACCGAGATGGCGGGCGTGTTCGACGCGACCGAGATACGGGAAGAATAGAGGCGGCGAAGACGGGCAGTCCGCAGGACGGGAGCGCGTGCGTTCCGGACGAGTACGCCTATCAGGGTCGCGTTCGAACCCGTGTTCGAATGAGCGACGAGGGCGACATCGCGGACGCCGCGTTCGGCGTGCAGGCCGGGTTCGGGTTCGCGGGGAAGGCCGCGACGGCGGTCGTGGGGTTCGTCGGGTCGGTGGTGCTGGCGCGCGCCCTCGGACCGAGCGACTACGGCCTGTTCTACGTCGCGCTCTCCGCCGCCGCGTTCTTCGTGAACCCCGTGACTGGATGGGCGACGGCGTGCAAGAAGCGGCTGACGGAACCGGAGTTTGCGGTGGACGAGGCGGTGGGGTCGCTCGCGGTCGCGGTCGCCGTGCTCGCCCTTGTCGGCGTGCCGATGGGGTACGTCGTGGTGGACGCGGTGACGGCGAACCCGGTGTTGCCGCTCGCGGTTCCCGTGCTGTTCGTGCCGCTCGCGGCGTACCGGTCGTCCACGACCCTGCTCTCGGGGCGTGCGAATTTCGCGCTCGCGGACTGGGCGGTCGTCGTCGAGACCGCCGTGACGACGATTGCGCAAGTCGTGTTCGTTCTCCTCGGGTTCGGCCTCTGGGGAATGATTGGGGGTGCCGTGACGGGTGCGCTGGTCGTCCTTCCCGTCGTGTACCGGTGGCTCGGCGTCCGGGCGCGTCTTCCCTCTCGGGAGTCGCTGCGGTCGGTCGCGGCGTTCTCGAAGTGGTCGATTCCGCGCGGGTTCGTCGGCACCGGTCTCTCCCAGATGGACGTCCTGCTCCTCGGGTGGCTGGCGGCGTCGAGCGCGGCGGGCGACTACCAGGTCGCGCTGAAGGTGTCGATGCCGGCGACGTTCGTCTCCGGCGCGATCACGGCGGGGTTGATGGGGCGGGTGTCGGCGCTCGCGGGCCGGTCGGGCGGCGACTGGACGCCGGACTTCCGGAACGCGCTCTCGACGGGGAGCGTGCTCGCCGTCCCCATCTTCGTCGGGAGTCTCGTGCTCGCGGAACCCATCGTCGTGACGGCGTTCGGCGGCGCGTACGCGGGCGCTGGCGCGTTCCTCGTCGGTCTCGCGGCGTACCGATTGCTCGAAACGCAGACCGCGCCCCGCGGGGCCGTGCTCGGCGGGCTCGACCGCCCCGACCTCGGTTTATGGGTGTCAGCCGCCGAACTCGCTATCAACGTCGCGCTCGGGCTCGCGCTCTGGTACGCGTACGGCCCGCTCGGAATCGTCGCCGCAACCGTGGTGACGCAGTCGTTCGCGTACGCCGCGAACACGCTTCTCGTCCGCCGCCTCACCGACGTGGACGTCGTCGTGACGCGGCCGTTCCTCGCGCAACTCGGAGCCGGCGCGGTGATGGGCGGTGTCGTGCTCGCGGCGAAATCCAGCGTCGGCCCCGGCGGCTGGCTCCCGGTTGTCGGCGTCGTGGCGCTCGGCGCGCTCGTCTACTTCGTCGTGCTGTTCGCGGTCTCGACCTACCACCGCGAGACCGTGCGCGGCATCTACGCAGACCTCGCCGGGTCGCGTGACGGCGGCCTCTAAGGTGCTGGCAGTTCCAGCAGTCGGTATGGACACCGAAGTACTGGTCGTGGGCGGCGGCGCGACCGGCGTGGGGGTGGCTCGCGACCTCGCGATGCGCGGCGTGGACGTGGTGCTCGCGGAACGCAGGGGGTTGAACGCGGGGACGAGCGGGCGGTCGCACGGCCTCCTGCACTCGGGCGCGCGGTACGCCGAGCACGACCCCGATGGCGCACGCGAATGCATCCGGGAGAACCGCGTGCTGAAGGACATCGCGGGCGAGGCCGTACGGGACACCCGGGGGTTGTTCGTCCAGCTGGCGGGGGATGACCCCGACTTTTTCGACGAGAAGCTCGCGGCGTGTCGCGACCTCTCGATTCCCGCGACCGTCTACGACGGCGAGGACGCCCGCGACCTCGTCCCGGGCCTCCCCGACACTGTTGAGCGCGCGATGGACGTGCCGGACGCGGTCATCTACCCGTCGCGTCTCGTCGCCGCGACGGCCGCGAGCGCGCGCGAGCACG from Salarchaeum japonicum carries:
- a CDS encoding TraB/GumN family protein — encoded protein: MSDESREGSVHLVGTAHVSSESVETVEREIEERDPDVVAVELDEGRYRQMKGDAPDDIDPKDLLRGSMAFQFLAYWLLSYVQQRMGERFDVSPGADMLAAVDTAEALGIDVALVDRNIQVTIQRFWTRMGFVEKLRMVGGLAFGLADPWTLGLALGFTGGGLLGLVVELLAGPFVLAGGGLLGVLTMLVEVVAIAAAVALVVGTVLGLLFARTGGEEEYEELDMEDLTDTDVVSAMMEEFRRFSPRGAEALIDERDAYLAHNILALRQQGKDVLAVIGAGHVEGVKGYLDNPETLPPMESLQGREEKRFSLAKLFGFLLTVGFLVFFLLLLMSGISNQDLLRVFLAWVVFNGAFAFTLALVGGARIRSATVGGLVAWLTSLNPLLAPGWFAGYVELRYTPVSIGDISTLNEIMADEDAPIGDLLARMREVPLFKLIAVVALTNVGSMIASFLFPFVVLPYLGGPFDSLGELTAAMRAGIANSIDLIVSLL
- a CDS encoding acyl-CoA thioesterase — protein: MPSVMETYVENREMVQPNHANTHGTAHGGNVMKWMDEIGAMSAMRFAGEEVVTARMNQVNFDRPIPVGDTALIEAYVYAAGSTSMRVRLRTFRENPRTGEREQTTESFFVYVAVNDDGRPTTVPDLTVESEEGEAYRDAALEGEDE
- the glpK gene encoding glycerol kinase GlpK is translated as MYVGAIDQGTTGTRFLVFDRDASVVAGAYETHEQHYPEPAWVEHDPGELWANTQSVVESALADAGIAPADLAAIGVTNQRETTVLWDAETGDPVHDAIVWQDRRTTERIEGLSDDLSAYVQETTGLEPDAYFSASKLEWLLENADPIEPTRSATRSVRERAESGEVLFGTIDSWLIYKLTGEHVTDVTNASRTMLYDIHDCAWDDRLLAEFDVPRACLPDVRPSSDDEYYGYTDPGGFLGAQVPVAGALGDQQAALFGQACFDPGDAKNTYGTGSFFLLNTGETPVESTHGLLTTIGFQRRGEPVQYALEGSIFATGAAIEWLNDVSLVEDAGETESLARAVDGTDGVYVVPAFTGLGAPHWDPRARGTIVGLTRGTRREHVVRATLEAIAYQTRDVAEAMLADSDVSLSTLRVDGGAVKNDFLCQLIADVLDTDIDRPVVDETTALGAAYAAGLAADYWRDLDALRENRRTDRAFTPRDGDWDAKYDRWQDAVERSRDWATESP
- a CDS encoding DUF7526 family protein, with translation METFSAEVMHVVGPEERDDHDLTPYLERISEDRYVLVVRKGGAPSWLDRVVAFLRRDSIEAVTVVADDEYEEGDELHVTATETEMAGVFDATEIREE
- a CDS encoding oligosaccharide flippase family protein, with translation MSDEGDIADAAFGVQAGFGFAGKAATAVVGFVGSVVLARALGPSDYGLFYVALSAAAFFVNPVTGWATACKKRLTEPEFAVDEAVGSLAVAVAVLALVGVPMGYVVVDAVTANPVLPLAVPVLFVPLAAYRSSTTLLSGRANFALADWAVVVETAVTTIAQVVFVLLGFGLWGMIGGAVTGALVVLPVVYRWLGVRARLPSRESLRSVAAFSKWSIPRGFVGTGLSQMDVLLLGWLAASSAAGDYQVALKVSMPATFVSGAITAGLMGRVSALAGRSGGDWTPDFRNALSTGSVLAVPIFVGSLVLAEPIVVTAFGGAYAGAGAFLVGLAAYRLLETQTAPRGAVLGGLDRPDLGLWVSAAELAINVALGLALWYAYGPLGIVAATVVTQSFAYAANTLLVRRLTDVDVVVTRPFLAQLGAGAVMGGVVLAAKSSVGPGGWLPVVGVVALGALVYFVVLFAVSTYHRETVRGIYADLAGSRDGGL